A section of the Chlorocebus sabaeus isolate Y175 chromosome 13, mChlSab1.0.hap1, whole genome shotgun sequence genome encodes:
- the CEP57L1 gene encoding centrosomal protein CEP57L1 isoform X3: MDSELMHSIVGSYHKPPERVFVPSFTQNEPSQNCQPANLEVTSSKILHSPNSQALILALKTLQEKIHRLELERTQAEDNLNILSREAAQYKKALENETNERNLAHQELIKQKKDISIQLSSAQSRCTLLEKQLEYTKRMVLNVEREKNMILEQQAQLQREKEQDQIKLYAKLEKLDVLEKECFRLTTTQKTAEDKIKHLEEKLKEEEHQRKLFQDKASELQTGLEISKIIMSSVSNLKHSKEKKTSSKKTKCIKRGPPWQICSKFGALPFVAEKSTSANCSVNASMQNLLQRRQHRGPHILQKAFNVAETRCLPRPSRTTSWCKAIPRDSEKSISICDNLSELLMAMQDELDQMSMEHQELLKQMKETESHSVCDDIECELECLVKKMEIKGEQISKLKKHQDSVRKLQQKVQNSKMREASGIQQEDSNPKGSKNIKNSPRKCLTDTKLFQKNSSFHPIRVHNLQMKLRRDDIMWEQ, translated from the exons ATGGATTCTGAGTTAATGCATAGTATAGTGGGAAGCTATCATAAACCTCCAGAAAGAGTATTTGTTCCCTCATTCACCCAGAATGAACCATCTCAGAATTGCCAACCTGCGAACTTAGAGGTTACCTCTTCTAAGATACTTcatagcccaaatagccaag CTCTTATTTTAGCCTTAAAAACTCTTCAGGAAAAAATTCATCGTTTAGAGCTGGAGAGAACACAGGCTGAAGATAACCTGAACATTCTTTCCAGAGAAGCAGCGCAGTATAAGAAGGCCTTAGAGAATGAAACAAATGAGAGAAATCTGGCACACCAGGAGCTGATAAAGCAGAAAAAAG ATATAAGTATACAGTTAAGCTCAGCCCAGTCCCGTTGTACTCTTCTAGAGAAGCAACTAGAATATACAAAGAGAATGGTTCTCAATGTAGAGCGAGAAAAGAACATGATCCTAGAACAACAG GCCCAGCTTCAGagggaaaaagaacaagatcagaTTAAGCTGTATGCAAAACTTGAAAAGCTTGATGTCTTAGAAAAAGAGTGTTTTAGACTTACAACAACTCAGAAAACTGCTGAG GACAAGAttaaacatttagaagaaaaactgaaGGAAGAAGAACATCAACGTAAGCTGTTTCAAGACAAAGCTTCTGAG CTTCAAACTGGACTTGAAATCAGTAAAATTATAATGTCTTCAGTTTCAAATCTAAAGCACTCCAAGGAAAAGAAGACATCTTCAAAG AAAACTAAATGTATAAAGAGAGGACCACCTTGGCAAATTTGTTCAAAGTTTGGAGCACTGCCTTTTGTGGCTGAAAAG TCCACCAGTGCAAACTGTTCTGTGAATGCAAGTATGCAAAACCTTTTGCAGAGGAGGCAACATCGTGGCCCACATATCCTTCAGAAAGCTTTTAACGTGGCTGAGACTAGATGTCTCCCCAGGCCTTCTAGAACAACTTCCTGGTGTAAGGCTATTCCTCGTGACTCAGAAAAGTCCATTTCCATTTGTGACAATTTATCTGAACTTTTGATGGCAATGCAAGATGAGCTGGACCAAATGAGCAt GGAGCACCAAGAGCTactgaaacaaatgaaagaaactgaaagccATTCAGTCTGTGACGACATAGAATGTGAACTAGAGTGTTTagtcaagaaaatggaaattaaaggaGAACAAATCTCCAAACTGAAGAAGCATCAAGACAGT gtCCGTAAACTGCAGCAAAAAGTTCAAAACTCAAAGATGCGTGAAGCTTCAGGTATTCAGCAAGAAGACAGCAACCCTAAAGGatcaaagaacataaaaaataGCCCCAGAAAATGTTTGACTGACACTaaactttttcagaaaaacagcagCTTTCATCCAATACGAGTTCATAATCTTCAAATGAAATTGAGAAGAGATGATATCATGTGGGAACAGTAA
- the CEP57L1 gene encoding centrosomal protein CEP57L1 isoform X7 translates to MDSELMHSIVGSYHKPPERVFVPSFTQNEPSQNCQPANLEVTSSKILHSPNSQALILALKTLQEKIHRLELERTQAEDNLNILSREAAQYKKALENETNERNLAHQELIKQKKDISIQLSSAQSRCTLLEKQLEYTKRMVLNVEREKNMILEQQAQLQREKEQDQIKLYAKLEKLDVLEKECFRLTTTQKTAEDKIKHLEEKLKEEEHQRKLFQDKASEKTKCIKRGPPWQICSKFGALPFVAEKRRQHRGPHILQKAFNVAETRCLPRPSRTTSWCKAIPRDSEKSISICDNLSELLMAMQDELDQMSMEHQELLKQMKETESHSVCDDIECELECLVKKMEIKGEQISKLKKHQDSVRKLQQKVQNSKMREASGIQQEDSNPKGSKNIKNSPRKCLTDTKLFQKNSSFHPIRVHNLQMKLRRDDIMWEQ, encoded by the exons ATGGATTCTGAGTTAATGCATAGTATAGTGGGAAGCTATCATAAACCTCCAGAAAGAGTATTTGTTCCCTCATTCACCCAGAATGAACCATCTCAGAATTGCCAACCTGCGAACTTAGAGGTTACCTCTTCTAAGATACTTcatagcccaaatagccaag CTCTTATTTTAGCCTTAAAAACTCTTCAGGAAAAAATTCATCGTTTAGAGCTGGAGAGAACACAGGCTGAAGATAACCTGAACATTCTTTCCAGAGAAGCAGCGCAGTATAAGAAGGCCTTAGAGAATGAAACAAATGAGAGAAATCTGGCACACCAGGAGCTGATAAAGCAGAAAAAAG ATATAAGTATACAGTTAAGCTCAGCCCAGTCCCGTTGTACTCTTCTAGAGAAGCAACTAGAATATACAAAGAGAATGGTTCTCAATGTAGAGCGAGAAAAGAACATGATCCTAGAACAACAG GCCCAGCTTCAGagggaaaaagaacaagatcagaTTAAGCTGTATGCAAAACTTGAAAAGCTTGATGTCTTAGAAAAAGAGTGTTTTAGACTTACAACAACTCAGAAAACTGCTGAG GACAAGAttaaacatttagaagaaaaactgaaGGAAGAAGAACATCAACGTAAGCTGTTTCAAGACAAAGCTTCTGAG AAAACTAAATGTATAAAGAGAGGACCACCTTGGCAAATTTGTTCAAAGTTTGGAGCACTGCCTTTTGTGGCTGAAAAG AGGAGGCAACATCGTGGCCCACATATCCTTCAGAAAGCTTTTAACGTGGCTGAGACTAGATGTCTCCCCAGGCCTTCTAGAACAACTTCCTGGTGTAAGGCTATTCCTCGTGACTCAGAAAAGTCCATTTCCATTTGTGACAATTTATCTGAACTTTTGATGGCAATGCAAGATGAGCTGGACCAAATGAGCAt GGAGCACCAAGAGCTactgaaacaaatgaaagaaactgaaagccATTCAGTCTGTGACGACATAGAATGTGAACTAGAGTGTTTagtcaagaaaatggaaattaaaggaGAACAAATCTCCAAACTGAAGAAGCATCAAGACAGT gtCCGTAAACTGCAGCAAAAAGTTCAAAACTCAAAGATGCGTGAAGCTTCAGGTATTCAGCAAGAAGACAGCAACCCTAAAGGatcaaagaacataaaaaataGCCCCAGAAAATGTTTGACTGACACTaaactttttcagaaaaacagcagCTTTCATCCAATACGAGTTCATAATCTTCAAATGAAATTGAGAAGAGATGATATCATGTGGGAACAGTAA